AGCAACATCAAGTATCATCATAGCGTCTGATAAATGCACGAATGAAGAATTTTTAGATGATTTAATTGGGCTTACCGATGGTATAGAAGGAGTTCTTCCTAATGTCAGCATCAAAATTGTTACAGGGGAAGATGAAAAAACTACGACCGCTTTATCTAAAGATAAATATTTAGGGAGGATTACTCATCAAGCTATACAAGGTAATCCTGATAGAAGTGGAAAAATGCACAATAAGTTTATTATTGTAGATGATGCACTCGTTATCACTGGGTCACCTAATTTAACATACGCAGCTTATAATTATAATATTGAGTCTTTTGTTGCGATTCATCATCAGTATCTTGCTGGATTATACAGCCTTTATTATCACTATATTATCAGCGGGAAAGATAAATATGATGAAACTCAAGTTGAATACCAAAGGGTAAAAGATAAATTAGAGCTTTTTAACACTCCTGAAAACCCACTCCAAGTCTGTTTAGCACCAATTTTATCAGTAAAAGATTTTGTTACTCCCCAATTAGTATCTTCACAAATCATTAATATTAATATGTTTCTTATAAGTCGTGCAGAACCGCAAGATTCTGATATTATAGCACATCTTATTCGTGCAGTTCAGGGGGGGGCTCAACTTTCCATAAAAGTAGATGGTTTGCAATATAGATTGAGTAGATATATGCCATTAGCTTTAGCTCCTTTAATAGCTCAAGATCAATCGGTTTATACAGTTGTAAAAACACCGGAACGTATAACAACAAGAACAATAACCAGACCTTTCCGAACAAAACCTCAATTCCACGATAAGCTCGTGCTAATTATGCAAGCTGATGGAACAAAAAAAATATGTATTGGGTCGGCTGGATTTACTGATAATGTGCAGGACAACATGAATCTTGAGAATATGCTTTTATTAAAAATCTCCGAGGAAAATGTTAAATTACAACCGATTTATACAAATTTACTAGCTCATTTTAACTCCATTGATAGTAATCGTACTGGCTTGGCTGTCACAAAAGTAGAAAATGACTCGAATTGACTTTAAATAATAAGGGGGGTAAATTTTATGTATAGAATGAAAAAACTAAGGCGGTTTATAACAAAATGATGAGAATTAATTTAAAATTAATGACCTTTCTATTACTATCATCTCCAGTTTGTGCCTCACATACAGACAATTTGGGTGAACTTATGCAAAAAGATATTATGCTTCGTCCCCATGTGAAGGATCTTATATTAAGCTCTGAATTACCTCAGAAATCTAAGATCTTAAAAAATATTGAATCTCCTCAATTTACTGAATCAACAGAGTTAGAAAATGTTATGAACGGCATTTTTGGAAAAAATAAATGGACTCCTCACGTATATCCTTTTGAAAATGATATATTACAGGAATTATTCAAAAAATATTCTCCAAAAACCTCAGCATCTGAGAAGTATATGATCTTTCTTGCCAATGTTTTGGAAGTGGTTGGAAGTAAACTATATGAACAAAACAAAAAATATATAGAACATTTAGAACACGCAGCTTCACTTGGTCATGCAAGAGCTCAGTACAAAATGTTTTTTATAGATTTTAGGATGGGAAAAGTTGCTGAAGCAAAAAATTATCTCTTTTCTTCTGCGGCACAGGGGTATGCGAGCGCCTTACTAAAACTTAGCGAAGTCTACCAAGGGGTTTGGGATATAGGAATTGATGCAGACCAAAACATTGCAAAATTACTTTGTAAACAAGCGTCCGACCTTGGCGATTCAGAAGCGAAATTTAGAATCGAAGTTTCAACTTTAGTAGATGGATTGTTTAAGTCTGAAAAAAATTATCAAGAAGGTATCCGTAACGCGAAAGCTCTTGAAGAAGCGGAAAATAAACCTGCAAAAGATTTTTTGGATGCTACTCGAATGAGCTCTGGAGGCGCTTTACAAGAAGGAAATGATTTTATAACAAATACTGATCTTGAATTTTTAAGAACCTATCTTGGATGGAAAGATGAAGGTGAAGAAGTAAGTGAAGAGGAAGGTTCTATTTAGTTACAACCACTTAATGCAACTTTATGACCTGTGGATCCTTAAATTTTAAAATTAGAGAAAGAAATTCTCTACAAGTGAAAATGTTTAAGCGGGCTATTTTAATTATCCCTAAGTTTTCCCTATTTTCCAAAGAAATTAAGAGGGTTGAGGATAGAGAGATCTCATAAACATGATATTTTCACATGAGAGTAAACAGACTGCCTCTACGGGTATTAAATATACGTCTTTGTGCTAATTATTCACACTGTCAAACATCCAATTTTAGTCTAGTCTCTCTCTTCCCCGGTACCAAGGGAAGGTGAGAACTTGTCCTCTTCAAAATCAGGGGAGATCCTGAAGGTGTGGTGTACATTCCTTGATGTACGGTGTATTAATTCACTAAGTCATTTTTTTGTTTTTCTCTCTTTCTTTCACTTTATTTTTAACCTTGTTTTAAGGCGCAAAAAGTCATTCGCTTAAATCTTAAAATCCAAGCCCCTTAAAACTCTTATTTCCGACGATGTTGTTACTTTCGTTCTTTTGCTTGTTTTATCTTACCTAACACATCTTATCTTTCTCCTATCTTAAACGTTAAACCTACCTGTTCTTTCTTTTAACTTACTTCGGGGTGATCAGCTCCCTTAGGCTCTCTCGAGAAGATTGTTGAAGAGTTCGTCAACTCTTCAACCCTATACAATTATAGTAACAAATTTCACCAAAAATATCAACAAATTTCCGTCACGCCTTTCAAAAAAGTCTAAAAAAGCCTGTAAAAATAAGGATTATACGTCTAATCATTGCCTCTTAAAATAAATTCTAAGGACACGCGTTCTTGATGATTAATTTCAAGAGCAAGATACAGTTTCTCACATAACATGCGTGTATAAATGGCTTGGATAACGTGAGATGACATTTCATCTTCGGAGAGTTCTCCTGTTAGAGAGCTTAAAATGATAGGGCGTAAAGGAACAAGTTTTCCTTTGAGGTGCAAACGGATTATTTGAGGTTTGATAAATTCTATGAGTAATTGCCCTCCATAGGGCGCAATTTCGGCGCAAATAAAGCTCAAATTAGCAATTACTTGAGCATATTGCGAAAATGTAGAAGAAATCTCAGAGCTTTGTTGAATTTCTTTTTCCCACAGGAGTTCAATTTTATTCAGCATCAAAAAATCTTGGAGAAGTTTTTTTGCTTGATCAATAGTTGATAAATGGGAATCAGACGAATACCCAAAAGCCGCGCGACAAAAAACAAGTTTTCGAATAGCTTTTTCTGCACTTTGTTTAGCCAATTCCAAAAGTTGTAAACGATCTTCCGGGTCTGATTCTTCTAAAAGCTCGAGGCTGGTATTAATCGCCCCTATGGGTGTAATTAAATCATGACATAATCTAGAGCATAGCATTTGAGAAAATTTAATTAAATTCATGATGAACAAGGCCCCCCAAAATTGTTATTAATTGATAACTTAAGATTTTCTATCAAGAATAATTTTGATTGGCGAGAAAAGAAAATTTGTTTTAAGAAAGATAATAAGATGAATACAGATCTTTTACCTGAATTTTGGCTCGATCGTTGGTTACCTTCATGGGTAAGACCTTATACTCGTCTTGCGCGATGGGATCGCCCCATTGGAGTGCTTTTATTGCTTTATCCCGGACTGTGGGGGCTCGCGCTTGCTTCTTCAAATCTTATACCACTCAAAGAAATTTCACTATTTATTGTCGGTGCTATCTTAATGCGAGGGGCGGGTTGCACCTATAATGATCTTGTGGATCACAAGTTCGATGCCCGCGTTTCTCGCACCGCCACAAGACCCTTACCAAGTGGGGAAATCACCCGTCTTAACGCCATTATTTTTTTAGCTATCCAACTTTTTTTATCCGCTTTTATCTTATTTTCTTTTTCAATATCTGCAATTCAAATAGGGTTTGCTGCACTGATTCTTGTAGCTCTTTATCCTTGGATGAAACGAATTACTTACTGGCCTCAAGCTTTTTTGGGATTAACTTTTAATTGGGGCGTTCTCTTAGGTTGGGCAGCTTTAAATGGTAAGATATCTATAATTCCTTTTCTTTTTTACAGTGCCGGATTCTTTTGGACATTATGCTACGATACGATTTATGCCCACCAAGATCGAGAAGATGATTTTCTCCTTGGCCTTAAATCAACAGCTCTTGCCTTAGGAGGGAAAACGCGGTTAGTTTTAAGTTTATTCTTTTTATTGATGATCTTATTTTTAGTTGCTGGGGGATTCAAAGCCGACCTTAAATGGCCCTATAATTTGGCAATTTTGTTAGTCACAGGACACGCTCTCTGGCAACTTAAGAAATTAAATATTAATGACTCTTTTAGTTGTTTGCGGCTCTTCAAAGCAAATCATTGGATTGGTCTTCTTATTTTTATCGGAATCATTCTTGGAAAAAAATAAGTAAGGCTTTTATGAAAGCCTTACTTATACTATATGGGCGACATTATTGATTAGGATAACGACGCTTGCTTAAAAAATGAGACTAAAGCAACCTGCTGTAGCATAGTAGGTTTTATTATGGCGGTAATTCGTTTTTTTATATTATCTTTTGTTGTACCTGCAGGAGCAGTTGAGATTGCGTAAGCAGCTGCTAGGACTTTTTCATTGTTTAGATTAAGCCCACTCTTAAATTCTGCTAACTTGTCTTTAATTATTTTAGCATTATTTTTATTTTTATCAACTTCAGCCTCAATTTGTTCTTCTCGGCCTTGAATTGTTGCCAAAATTTCATCTTTAAAAGTGTCTGACTTTTTGGGGTCGAAAGAGATTTCTTCTCCAATGGCATAAACTTTAGCTGGAATTTTTGCAGGTTCTTCTGTTTCTGTTTTACCTTTCTTCATAGGAGGAGGTGGTGGTGGAGGGACAACAGGACCTGCAATATGAGGAGGTGGTGGTGGCGGTACTTCAGCCCCAGTTTTTTCTGATTTTTTTTGAGCTGATTTTGCTGAAGCCGCTGCTAGACTTGCTTGTCTTTCTTTTATTGAACCTAGATTCATTTCTGCAATTTCATCACTCGCACTGATCTTAGATGCATCATCTGTGAGCCCACTTTTTGTAGATTCAATATTTTCTATGTCAAATAATTTATAAAGTCTTTTTTGAATTTCTTGATCAGCAATATTTTTAATAAGAATCTGAAATCCTCTTTGATTATCTTCTTTTTTATAAAATGATGTGAATTCTTTTTCGGTAAGTTCTCTTCCTTTTTTCTCTTGAGGTTTAATATAAGTATTGATCCTTTTCATTAATTCAGATGAAGAAGAGGTCCCTTGAGGATTTACTTTAATCTCAGAAAGGTGAGAAAAAATTGCTTGAAGATCTGCTTGAGGGATTATTTCATACATTTTAGCGAAGACCCCTAAATTATTTTGGACAACAGCTGAATTTATCTTGCGAACATCCATGAAGAGCATGAGAGTTGGAGGAGACTTTTTAATATATGTAAGATCAGCTTTAATTAGAGTTTTTAACTCTTGAAGTCTTTGTTGTCCGGCCTTAGCTAGGTTGTCAAAATATAATTTCTGCTGTTGCGCATGTAGTTTTCTTAGAACTTCTGACCCTTCTAGCATGCTAAGAATATCATCCAATTTATTTGCATTCGAAGTCTGGTAAGCAAGTTTTATAAACTTCTCTTCTAAGTGTAAAAGTAATTGAATACTTCCTATTTCTTCAATTTTCTCAAGTAAGTTTTGGAATTCATTTTTATCAACTGTCTTTCCTGCTATTTCAATTTCTTGAGTAATTTTTTGAATATAAGCTTCGGTTTCTTGAGCAACTTTCTTTTCTAGTTCCGGATCTACGGTTAGCGTTCCTTTTCCACCTTGAGCAACCAATGCACGAAGTTTAGAGATTTCCGCCTCTAATTTTGCGATGTGTTCTTTAGTTTTTGGATCTTGAGTAGATGTTTGTTGTTGTTTACTTCCAGTTCCAGTCGAAGAGTTTGCTGGAGAAGCCCCATTATTAAGTTTAAGCTTATTCCATTTATCGAGAGCATCAGCATGAAGATTCATAGAACTCCCAAGACCTATCATGAGCGCCAATAAAGAAACCGAATTTTTTTTCATTTTATTTCCCCCTCTACTTTTTTTATTTTAATAGAAACGATATGTATAGCGTACGACAAGAGAGTTAATATTTGGTTTAAATCGAGTCGTTGTCACAGCATTGGTCGAATCTGCTTTTGATAATTTTATCGAAGAGAAACGAGTTTGTTTTAAGTCAATACCAATAGAAGAAGAATCGTTCCAAGCATATTGATAGGTTAGACCATATTGAAAACCAGCTTTTTGCTTTGAAACTTTATGAAATTCTTGTCCGAAACCATCATCGTGGTAACGGGTGTAGTGAGTTGATTCAACTCCAAGGATGGCGCCAATAAAATGACGGTTATGAATGATGGGACCTATCTTGAAATTTCCCCCAAAAGATCTTTTTGTTTGTAATCTCTCTGTAACATCCGTACCAGTGCCAGGTTGAAGCTCTAAAGTATTGCGAATTGTATGCTCAAGAGATGAAAAAGCATAAAAGCCTTCAAAACTTACGCCGATCTTATTTTGATAGAAAGGGAAGAAATAGCCTAGAAAAGCTTCTCCTCTTTCTGAGGTGTTCCTGATGGTTTTATTGGTTTGAAAAGATTGATTACCACTGACATGCAGATCTGAGCGTTTTCCTTTAAAAGAAGATCCACCTAAAGAAACACCTG
This genomic stretch from Candidatus Paracaedimonas acanthamoebae harbors:
- a CDS encoding sel1 repeat family protein; this translates as MQKDIMLRPHVKDLILSSELPQKSKILKNIESPQFTESTELENVMNGIFGKNKWTPHVYPFENDILQELFKKYSPKTSASEKYMIFLANVLEVVGSKLYEQNKKYIEHLEHAASLGHARAQYKMFFIDFRMGKVAEAKNYLFSSAAQGYASALLKLSEVYQGVWDIGIDADQNIAKLLCKQASDLGDSEAKFRIEVSTLVDGLFKSEKNYQEGIRNAKALEEAENKPAKDFLDATRMSSGGALQEGNDFITNTDLEFLRTYLGWKDEGEEVSEEEGSI
- a CDS encoding 4-hydroxybenzoate octaprenyltransferase; this encodes MNTDLLPEFWLDRWLPSWVRPYTRLARWDRPIGVLLLLYPGLWGLALASSNLIPLKEISLFIVGAILMRGAGCTYNDLVDHKFDARVSRTATRPLPSGEITRLNAIIFLAIQLFLSAFILFSFSISAIQIGFAALILVALYPWMKRITYWPQAFLGLTFNWGVLLGWAALNGKISIIPFLFYSAGFFWTLCYDTIYAHQDREDDFLLGLKSTALALGGKTRLVLSLFFLLMILFLVAGGFKADLKWPYNLAILLVTGHALWQLKKLNINDSFSCLRLFKANHWIGLLIFIGIILGKK
- a CDS encoding outer membrane beta-barrel protein, with protein sequence MKNKMLSLLIGISAISCMSHANEGFQKGFYAGVSLGGSSFKGKRSDLHVSGNQSFQTNKTIRNTSERGEAFLGYFFPFYQNKIGVSFEGFYAFSSLEHTIRNTLELQPGTGTDVTERLQTKRSFGGNFKIGPIIHNRHFIGAILGVESTHYTRYHDDGFGQEFHKVSKQKAGFQYGLTYQYAWNDSSSIGIDLKQTRFSSIKLSKADSTNAVTTTRFKPNINSLVVRYTYRFY